Proteins encoded by one window of Streptomyces uncialis:
- a CDS encoding CehA/McbA family metallohydrolase, whose product MRVPKSAAGAGTAPAPVRPGRGWYRGDCHLHSLASSGGELTPEQVVADARAAGLHFLAATEHNTAATHDTWSRQADGDLLVILGQEVVTRTGHWLALGLPPGHVVDWHYGVRDDVIERQLAEVHRAGGLCIAAHPHAPYPSGTFMYPYQGFDAVEVWNGPWSSDVPWQADNEAALAEWGRSLAADLHQGRWRPATGNSDTHLKGQLGVPHTVVLAEELSADEILAAIRAGRSWIAGSTAVELSFTASAGDRSAGIGERLATGGEPVVARVDVRGVPSGTVSFHTEQGTAHRAPLTGSGAAVVEWRVSAADSAFVRVEVRHPGGHMAALSNPVVLA is encoded by the coding sequence ATGCGCGTCCCGAAGAGCGCGGCGGGAGCGGGGACCGCACCGGCGCCGGTCCGCCCCGGGCGTGGCTGGTACCGGGGTGACTGCCATCTGCACTCGCTGGCGTCGAGCGGCGGCGAGCTGACACCGGAGCAGGTCGTGGCCGACGCGCGTGCGGCGGGACTCCACTTCCTCGCGGCCACCGAGCACAACACCGCCGCCACACATGACACCTGGAGCCGTCAGGCGGACGGCGATCTGCTGGTGATCCTGGGCCAGGAGGTCGTCACCCGCACCGGACACTGGCTCGCCCTGGGACTCCCGCCGGGGCATGTGGTCGACTGGCATTACGGGGTGCGGGACGACGTGATCGAGCGGCAGCTGGCCGAGGTCCACCGGGCCGGGGGACTCTGTATCGCCGCCCACCCGCACGCGCCCTACCCCTCGGGCACCTTCATGTACCCGTACCAGGGGTTCGACGCGGTCGAGGTGTGGAACGGGCCCTGGAGTTCGGACGTGCCATGGCAGGCGGACAACGAGGCGGCCCTGGCCGAATGGGGCCGAAGCCTGGCCGCGGACCTCCACCAGGGACGGTGGCGGCCCGCGACAGGCAACAGCGACACCCACCTCAAGGGCCAGCTCGGTGTGCCGCACACCGTCGTGCTGGCCGAGGAACTGAGCGCCGACGAGATCCTCGCGGCGATCCGCGCGGGCCGGAGCTGGATCGCCGGATCCACCGCGGTCGAGCTGTCGTTCACGGCCTCCGCGGGAGACCGGAGCGCCGGGATCGGTGAACGGCTGGCAACCGGCGGCGAGCCGGTCGTGGCCCGGGTCGACGTACGCGGTGTGCCGTCCGGAACCGTCAGCTTCCACACCGAACAGGGAACGGCGCACCGCGCCCCGCTCACCGGCTCGGGAGCGGCCGTGGTGGAGTGGCGCGTCAGCGCGGCGGACTCGGCGTTCGTCCGGGTCGAGGTACGCCACCCCGGAGGACATATGGCCGCGCTCAGCAACCCCGTCGTCCTGGCCTGA
- a CDS encoding GNAT family N-acetyltransferase, producing the protein MTDFTTRPLAPGTWKDFERVMGSNGGARGCWCMHWRLPFKEWQAGAGDGNRDALRTRSAQRPPPGLVCYLDDEPVGWVGIGARPEYPRLRRSPVTKALDTTPVWVINCLFVRRDHRHRGLQTKMITAACGFAAEHGQHTVEGFPVDPASGRTAGADNTMTGIASAFREAGFTEVARRRKDRPAMRRTVDGT; encoded by the coding sequence ATGACGGATTTCACGACCCGCCCGCTCGCACCCGGGACCTGGAAGGACTTCGAGCGCGTCATGGGCTCGAACGGAGGCGCGCGCGGATGCTGGTGCATGCACTGGCGGCTCCCGTTCAAGGAATGGCAGGCCGGCGCGGGCGACGGCAACCGGGACGCGCTGCGCACCCGCTCGGCACAGCGGCCACCACCCGGGCTGGTGTGCTATCTGGACGACGAGCCCGTGGGCTGGGTGGGTATCGGCGCACGCCCGGAGTACCCGCGCCTGCGGCGTTCACCGGTCACCAAAGCTCTCGATACCACACCGGTCTGGGTGATCAACTGCTTGTTCGTCCGGCGCGACCACCGCCACCGAGGGCTCCAGACGAAGATGATCACCGCCGCGTGCGGCTTCGCCGCAGAGCACGGACAGCACACCGTCGAGGGCTTCCCTGTCGACCCCGCGTCAGGCAGGACCGCCGGCGCGGACAACACGATGACCGGCATCGCGTCCGCGTTCCGGGAAGCCGGGTTCACCGAGGTGGCCCGCCGCAGGAAGGACCGCCCGGCGATGCGCCGTACGGTCGACGGCACTTGA
- a CDS encoding (2Fe-2S)-binding protein gives MFLAPASAPPAPAVSCSALLTATYQRLIAYCPALDVHTAEPSATVRQGWFDGAELACREDFLHAWLDNHAAGVRLRYDHEARPDVVASRALHGYLWTAALLISGPWYLERRVPRVRPADLRISRTSDRYEIVPGGFSCLPGDPAAGLPGVRVLPDEESLRAELRAALADHVRPLLAATGPRVRRGPRALWGMVSDDLVSAIWYLGRMLDEEDRGVREADAVLPGAVSPYPGGAAFRNLTSADGRTHPTRTRLGCCLYYTIRPAEACATCPRTSDEERLRRIAAS, from the coding sequence GTGTTCCTGGCCCCGGCGTCGGCCCCGCCCGCCCCTGCCGTGAGCTGTTCCGCCCTGCTGACCGCGACCTACCAGCGCCTCATCGCCTACTGTCCCGCCCTCGACGTCCACACCGCCGAACCCTCGGCGACGGTCCGTCAGGGATGGTTCGACGGCGCGGAACTGGCGTGCCGTGAGGACTTCCTCCACGCCTGGCTGGACAACCACGCGGCGGGTGTCCGCCTGCGCTACGACCACGAGGCCCGGCCCGATGTCGTCGCCTCCCGCGCGCTGCACGGCTATCTGTGGACCGCGGCGCTGCTCATCAGCGGCCCCTGGTACCTCGAACGGCGGGTGCCCCGCGTCCGCCCCGCCGATCTGCGGATCAGCCGGACGAGCGACCGCTACGAGATCGTCCCCGGCGGCTTCTCCTGCCTGCCCGGCGACCCCGCCGCCGGACTGCCCGGCGTCCGGGTGCTGCCCGACGAGGAGTCGCTGCGCGCCGAACTGCGCGCCGCCCTCGCCGACCACGTCCGACCGCTGCTCGCGGCGACCGGTCCCCGGGTACGCCGCGGTCCCCGCGCGCTGTGGGGCATGGTGAGCGACGACCTGGTCTCCGCCATCTGGTACCTCGGCCGGATGCTCGACGAGGAGGACCGCGGGGTCCGCGAGGCGGACGCGGTGCTTCCCGGCGCCGTTTCCCCCTACCCCGGGGGCGCCGCGTTCCGCAATCTCACCTCGGCCGACGGCCGGACCCATCCCACCCGAACCCGGCTCGGCTGCTGCCTCTACTACACGATCCGCCCGGCGGAGGCCTGTGCCACCTGTCCGCGCACGAGCGACGAGGAACGGCTGCGCCGTATAGCGGCCTCCTGA
- a CDS encoding HAD family hydrolase produces the protein MSKLGLPDTITACLFDLDGVITRTAVVHAAAWKEMFDAFLRDRDGAGFRPFSQDDYDRYVDGLPRADGVRAFLAARGIELPEGTPDDPPTAGTVCGLGNRKNELLLARIREGGVEAYEGSLRYLHAVRAAGLRTAVVSSSTNCRDILRAVHAEDLFDVRIDGEVARRRALPGKPRPDTFLAAAADLGVTAGRSAVFEDALAGMDAGRSGGFGYVVGVDRVGQADALRAHGADTVVEDLAELGAPA, from the coding sequence ATGAGCAAGCTCGGTCTCCCGGACACCATCACCGCCTGTCTGTTCGACCTGGACGGGGTCATCACCCGGACGGCCGTGGTGCACGCCGCCGCCTGGAAGGAGATGTTCGACGCCTTCCTGCGGGACCGTGACGGCGCCGGGTTCCGGCCCTTCTCCCAGGACGACTACGACCGGTACGTCGACGGTCTCCCCCGCGCCGACGGGGTGCGCGCGTTCCTCGCCGCACGCGGCATCGAACTGCCGGAGGGCACCCCGGACGATCCGCCGACGGCCGGGACCGTGTGCGGGCTGGGCAACCGCAAGAACGAACTGCTGCTGGCCCGGATCAGGGAGGGCGGCGTCGAGGCGTACGAGGGATCGCTGCGCTACCTCCACGCGGTCCGCGCGGCGGGCCTGCGGACCGCGGTCGTGTCGTCGAGCACCAACTGCCGGGACATCCTGCGGGCGGTCCACGCCGAGGACCTCTTCGACGTACGGATCGACGGGGAGGTCGCCAGGCGGCGCGCCCTGCCCGGCAAACCACGGCCCGACACCTTCCTCGCCGCGGCGGCCGACCTCGGCGTCACGGCGGGGCGGTCGGCGGTGTTCGAGGACGCGCTCGCCGGGATGGACGCGGGCCGTTCGGGCGGCTTCGGCTATGTCGTCGGCGTGGACCGGGTCGGCCAGGCCGACGCCCTGCGCGCGCACGGCGCGGACACCGTCGTCGAGGACCTCGCCGAACTGGGGGCACCCGCGTGA
- a CDS encoding IucA/IucC family protein — translation MTERTATDEDRHLVRVLSALLREDVAGLRTRTTRVERADGSWLRLPLPAGGSLTLPVEPDGFQCELAARLPLLRHEDGGGVPADLTTTDAVLGALKDLADPPDRPGFDAFAEECRLSLTAELLHRDTRDEIAARLSGTYGPDPARWTDPLPFDALAARLDHPVYPTGRGRSGLTPRQLRSYAPEFHPAFRLRWLALPRTAVTDEGLSTTPGWPSPSELGLDRALDDDHVALPVHPLTLGRPLADALAQRGLTGRARLADRPHTEVVPTLSMRTVALTGRPGVHLKLPLATATLGRLNRRTIKPGTLLDGAVCQRLLAAVTAREPRFADTVLHADETRYAHAGHELLAVLRRGWPDGLDGSVVVPMAALTAPEPGGALVIDRLADRFHGGDPLALLDAVLTLLFDWQTTLFGYGIALESHQQNISLAFDDRPGRPTLRLLFKDNDGPRIHTGRLRAALGRDAGALTGFDDARITGGDDRPVLDLFTTITVHLCAGSCAFGLARHGRAPLERLLALVRDRLGEAVERLGTRPGQPGAALRAHVLDAAKLPVKAMVTAGTLLTKQRSGASDINKHYTTGPNYLLRGA, via the coding sequence GTGACCGAACGGACCGCCACGGACGAGGACCGGCATCTCGTCCGGGTCCTGAGCGCCCTGCTCCGGGAGGACGTGGCCGGGCTGCGCACCCGGACCACCCGGGTGGAACGGGCCGACGGGAGCTGGCTGCGGCTGCCGCTGCCCGCAGGCGGCTCATTGACCCTGCCGGTGGAGCCGGACGGCTTCCAGTGCGAGCTCGCCGCCCGGCTGCCGCTGCTGCGCCACGAGGACGGCGGGGGCGTACCGGCCGACCTGACCACCACCGACGCGGTGCTCGGCGCGCTCAAGGACCTGGCCGACCCGCCGGACCGGCCCGGCTTCGACGCGTTCGCCGAGGAGTGCCGGCTGTCCCTCACCGCGGAGCTGCTGCACCGCGACACCCGTGACGAGATCGCCGCGCGGCTCAGCGGCACCTACGGTCCCGACCCCGCCCGCTGGACGGACCCGCTCCCCTTCGACGCGCTCGCCGCCCGGCTCGACCACCCCGTCTACCCCACCGGGCGCGGGCGCAGCGGGCTGACGCCCCGGCAGCTTCGCTCCTACGCGCCGGAGTTCCATCCGGCGTTCCGGCTGCGCTGGCTGGCCCTGCCCCGGACCGCCGTGACCGACGAGGGACTGAGCACGACACCCGGCTGGCCGTCACCGTCCGAGCTGGGGCTCGACCGCGCGCTCGACGACGACCATGTCGCCCTGCCCGTCCATCCCCTGACCCTCGGCCGCCCACTGGCGGACGCCCTCGCGCAGCGGGGGCTCACCGGCCGGGCGCGGCTCGCCGACCGGCCGCACACCGAGGTCGTGCCGACCCTGTCCATGCGGACCGTGGCCCTCACCGGCCGACCCGGGGTCCATCTGAAGCTGCCGCTGGCGACCGCCACCCTCGGACGGCTCAACCGGCGCACCATCAAACCCGGCACCCTGCTCGACGGCGCCGTCTGCCAGCGTCTCCTCGCGGCGGTCACCGCACGCGAACCCCGGTTCGCGGACACGGTGCTGCACGCCGACGAGACCCGGTACGCACACGCCGGGCATGAGCTGCTCGCCGTGCTGCGCCGTGGCTGGCCGGACGGACTGGACGGTTCGGTGGTGGTGCCGATGGCCGCGCTGACCGCCCCGGAGCCGGGCGGCGCCCTGGTGATAGACCGGCTCGCGGACCGCTTCCACGGCGGCGACCCGCTCGCCCTGCTCGACGCGGTCCTCACCCTGCTGTTCGACTGGCAGACCACCCTCTTCGGCTACGGCATAGCGCTGGAGTCGCATCAGCAGAACATCTCGCTGGCCTTCGACGACCGCCCCGGACGGCCGACGCTGCGTCTGCTGTTCAAGGACAACGACGGCCCGCGCATCCACACCGGACGGCTGCGCGCGGCGCTCGGCCGTGATGCCGGCGCTCTCACCGGCTTCGACGACGCCCGGATCACCGGCGGCGACGACCGTCCCGTGCTCGACCTGTTCACGACGATCACCGTCCATCTGTGCGCGGGTTCCTGCGCGTTCGGACTGGCCCGGCACGGGCGCGCGCCGCTGGAGCGGCTGCTCGCCCTGGTGCGCGACCGGCTCGGTGAGGCCGTCGAACGGCTGGGCACCCGGCCGGGCCAGCCCGGCGCCGCGCTGCGCGCCCATGTACTGGACGCCGCGAAGCTGCCCGTGAAGGCGATGGTGACGGCGGGAACGCTGCTCACCAAACAGCGCTCAGGGGCGTCCGACATCAACAAGCACTACACCACCGGTCCCAACTATCTTCTGCGAGGGGCGTAA
- a CDS encoding ATP-grasp domain-containing protein: MRMYLLALNPTDSVTEGFLPAARTLGLGVTVLTDQPAAHRARYPDTEVLECDVRDFRAVIALISARRPPDAVFTNSDHLQTQAALAAEYFALPAKDWRAALRTKDKALLRRHLAAAGADRVFSLEIPGRTPPAEVLATTGEPPFPCVVKPREGVASEDVVMAGTAGELLARCEEIRARRPGAALVVEEFLEGELYTLETLGDGRTRHVLGGFRTELSPAPYFIEERLRFVPAHPPDVVSRIVSQLDALGVGFGSCHTEFVVGPDGRARIIEVNYRAIGDQCDLLLAELLGIPLFEHVLRTHLGEPLPADLGARTDGAALLDYPYARHPGTLTAAPGPADLTFGDVRLTYRPLRETGERHDLYHTNRDILGVVRATGRDQGSVDTAVRDFLAAQQWEITP, translated from the coding sequence ATGAGGATGTACCTGCTCGCGCTGAACCCCACCGACTCCGTCACCGAGGGGTTCCTCCCGGCCGCGCGGACCCTGGGTCTGGGGGTCACCGTGCTCACGGACCAGCCCGCCGCGCACCGCGCGCGGTACCCGGACACCGAGGTCCTGGAATGCGATGTACGGGACTTCCGGGCGGTGATCGCCCTGATCTCGGCCCGGCGTCCCCCGGACGCGGTGTTCACCAACAGCGACCATCTCCAGACCCAGGCCGCGCTCGCCGCCGAGTACTTCGCACTGCCCGCGAAGGACTGGCGGGCGGCCCTGCGCACCAAGGACAAGGCCCTGCTCAGACGGCATCTCGCGGCGGCCGGGGCGGACCGGGTGTTCTCCCTGGAGATCCCCGGCCGCACCCCGCCCGCCGAGGTCCTGGCCACCACCGGCGAGCCGCCGTTCCCCTGTGTGGTGAAACCGCGCGAGGGGGTCGCCAGCGAGGACGTCGTCATGGCCGGTACGGCCGGGGAGCTGCTCGCGCGCTGCGAGGAGATCCGGGCCCGCCGCCCCGGGGCCGCGCTGGTGGTGGAGGAGTTCCTGGAAGGCGAGCTGTACACCCTGGAGACCCTCGGTGACGGGCGGACCAGGCATGTGCTCGGCGGATTCCGCACGGAGCTCTCCCCCGCCCCGTACTTCATCGAGGAACGTCTGAGATTCGTCCCCGCCCATCCCCCGGACGTGGTGTCCCGGATAGTCTCCCAACTCGACGCCCTGGGTGTGGGCTTCGGTTCCTGCCACACCGAATTCGTGGTGGGTCCGGACGGCCGCGCCCGGATCATCGAGGTGAATTACCGGGCCATCGGGGACCAGTGCGACCTGCTGCTCGCCGAACTGCTCGGCATTCCGCTCTTCGAGCATGTCCTGCGCACCCATCTGGGTGAACCACTGCCCGCCGACCTCGGCGCCCGCACGGACGGCGCCGCGCTCCTCGACTATCCGTACGCGCGCCACCCCGGCACCCTCACCGCGGCCCCCGGCCCCGCCGATCTGACCTTCGGTGACGTCCGGCTGACGTACCGTCCGCTGCGGGAGACCGGTGAACGGCACGACCTGTACCACACCAACCGCGACATCCTCGGTGTCGTCCGGGCGACCGGCCGGGACCAGGGCTCCGTGGACACCGCCGTACGGGACTTCCTGGCCGCCCAGCAGTGGGAGATCACACCGTGA
- a CDS encoding IucA/IucC family protein, with the protein MPSTIPGRPDAPAPVPALPGADLAVAHTLLNCLLREVSGPERQAAVIGGHLLLRLPRRGVLLRVALRRTSLLGSHRFTGPVTERLAGPGTEEGDGYGAWSEVDWLRLAEYTRAELSLRTGTDNDEFLGQVTASHRGVSAALAAPRPGAATRGGDPLSVYLDSEQSLLFGHRFHPTPKAHSGDPASWAAYAPEAGASFPLRMLAVRDALLAEERADPDATGPVDRLRPVPAGYRLLPAHPWQYEMLGGHPALRAALARGDVLDLGAGGEHVRPTASVRTLHTGDAFLKFSLNVRITNCLRKNAAYELTGAVALTRLLAPVFADLAARFPGTAVLREPAYRSLALPGPDGRPDRTLLEGFGVIVREGLERHVRPGATPLLAAAVADEYATGPAQVSRLLAGAGPGAALAWWSAYLRLLVPPVLAAYLDHGVVLEPHLQNVIVCVDGDGTPVQILFRDLEGTKLLPGYHADALAALPPEVAGPLTYDARRGWDRVVYCLLVNHAAEILAALADLHPDHERELWARLRATIEEYARGHGCPPPLRALLAGVPLPAKANLLARWDRSADRDAGYVRLPSPLAEDVLSGASRTDTDWSAR; encoded by the coding sequence ATGCCCAGCACCATCCCCGGCCGGCCGGACGCTCCGGCCCCTGTCCCGGCGCTGCCCGGCGCGGATCTGGCCGTGGCGCACACCCTGCTCAACTGTCTGCTCCGCGAGGTGTCGGGGCCCGAACGGCAGGCCGCCGTCATCGGCGGTCATCTGCTGCTGAGACTTCCCCGCCGGGGCGTCCTGCTGCGGGTCGCGCTGCGCCGCACCTCGCTGCTGGGCTCCCACCGCTTCACCGGCCCGGTCACCGAACGGCTCGCCGGGCCCGGCACCGAGGAGGGCGACGGGTACGGCGCCTGGTCCGAGGTGGACTGGCTGCGGCTGGCCGAGTACACCCGCGCCGAACTCTCGCTGCGCACCGGGACCGACAACGACGAGTTCCTCGGCCAGGTCACCGCGAGCCATCGCGGGGTCAGCGCCGCGCTCGCCGCGCCCCGCCCAGGCGCCGCCACCCGGGGCGGCGACCCGCTGTCGGTGTACCTCGACTCCGAGCAGTCCCTGCTGTTCGGCCACCGGTTCCATCCCACGCCGAAGGCCCACAGCGGCGACCCGGCGAGCTGGGCGGCCTACGCCCCGGAGGCCGGTGCGTCGTTCCCGCTGCGGATGCTGGCCGTCCGGGACGCGCTGCTCGCCGAGGAGCGCGCCGACCCCGACGCCACCGGTCCCGTCGACCGGCTGCGGCCGGTCCCCGCGGGCTACCGGCTGCTGCCCGCCCATCCCTGGCAGTACGAGATGCTGGGCGGGCATCCGGCGCTGCGCGCGGCCCTCGCCCGGGGCGATGTCCTCGATCTCGGCGCGGGCGGCGAACACGTGCGGCCCACCGCCTCGGTACGGACCCTGCACACCGGCGACGCCTTCCTCAAGTTCAGTCTGAACGTGCGCATCACCAACTGTCTGCGCAAGAACGCCGCCTACGAGCTGACCGGCGCGGTCGCGCTGACCCGGCTGCTGGCCCCGGTGTTCGCGGACCTCGCCGCCCGTTTCCCCGGTACGGCGGTCCTGCGGGAACCCGCGTACCGCTCGCTGGCGCTGCCCGGCCCCGACGGGCGGCCCGACCGGACCCTGCTGGAGGGCTTCGGGGTCATCGTCCGCGAGGGGCTGGAGCGTCATGTCCGGCCCGGTGCGACCCCGCTGCTGGCCGCCGCCGTCGCCGACGAGTACGCGACGGGCCCCGCCCAGGTGTCCCGGCTGCTCGCGGGCGCCGGACCGGGCGCGGCGCTCGCCTGGTGGTCGGCGTATCTGCGGCTGCTGGTGCCACCGGTCCTGGCTGCCTATCTGGACCACGGGGTCGTCCTGGAGCCGCATCTCCAGAACGTGATCGTGTGCGTGGACGGCGACGGGACGCCCGTACAGATCCTGTTCCGCGACCTGGAGGGCACCAAGCTGCTCCCCGGGTACCACGCCGACGCCCTCGCCGCGCTGCCGCCCGAGGTCGCGGGTCCGCTGACCTACGACGCCCGGCGCGGCTGGGACCGGGTGGTGTACTGCCTGCTCGTCAACCACGCCGCCGAGATCCTCGCGGCACTCGCCGATCTGCACCCGGACCATGAACGCGAACTGTGGGCGCGGCTGCGGGCCACCATCGAGGAGTACGCCCGGGGCCACGGCTGCCCGCCGCCGCTGCGAGCGCTGCTCGCGGGGGTCCCGCTGCCCGCGAAGGCCAATCTGCTGGCCCGCTGGGACCGTTCCGCCGACCGTGACGCCGGATACGTACGGCTGCCGTCGCCGCTGGCGGAGGACGTCCTGTCCGGGGCCAGCCGTACCGACACCGACTGGAGTGCCCGGTGA
- a CDS encoding type III PLP-dependent enzyme, producing the protein MTAPTEPVRARALALPADRLPAYLYDLDALRDHAAAVRDALPGRVELYYAAKANPEPPVLAALAPFVDGFEVASIGELTHVAGATDRPIAFGGPGKTPAELLAALDRGAPGTSASERPVHRFHVESGHELRMLADLAARVAPGVRVPVLTRFNLTVGGGALSGGALAMGGGPTPFGIDPSEADDVLRDLTDGTYPQLEWWGTHAHLASGLAAPELASVAGEVVRWSAALAARHRVPLREVNVGGGMAVDYARPGDRFDWAGYGAALRRLLAAHPGPTLRIEPGRALTAYCGWYATEVLDVKRSHGEDFAVVRGGTHHLRTPATKGHDQPCVVLPVDEWPHPWPRGAAAGEHVTLAGQLCTPKDVLARRVPAAGLRAGDRVVFAMAGAYAWNISHHDFLMHPRPGFHFLGTGGDPGDPG; encoded by the coding sequence GTGACCGCGCCCACCGAGCCGGTCCGCGCGCGGGCCCTCGCCCTGCCCGCCGACCGGCTGCCCGCCTATCTCTACGACCTCGACGCGCTGCGCGACCACGCGGCGGCCGTCCGGGACGCGCTGCCGGGACGCGTCGAGCTGTACTACGCGGCCAAGGCGAACCCCGAGCCGCCGGTGCTGGCCGCGCTGGCGCCGTTCGTGGACGGCTTCGAGGTGGCGTCGATCGGTGAACTCACCCATGTGGCCGGGGCCACCGACCGTCCGATCGCGTTCGGCGGGCCCGGCAAGACCCCGGCGGAACTCCTCGCGGCCCTGGACCGCGGGGCGCCCGGTACGTCAGCGTCCGAACGGCCCGTGCACCGGTTCCATGTGGAGAGCGGACACGAGCTGCGGATGCTCGCGGACCTCGCGGCCCGGGTGGCGCCGGGGGTGCGGGTGCCGGTGCTCACCCGGTTCAACCTGACGGTCGGCGGGGGCGCGCTCAGCGGCGGGGCGCTGGCGATGGGCGGCGGGCCGACCCCGTTCGGGATCGACCCGTCCGAGGCCGACGACGTGCTGCGGGACCTCACCGACGGTACGTACCCCCAGCTGGAGTGGTGGGGCACCCACGCCCATCTGGCGAGCGGGCTCGCCGCGCCGGAGCTGGCCTCCGTCGCCGGTGAGGTGGTCCGCTGGTCCGCCGCGCTCGCCGCCCGGCACCGGGTGCCGCTGCGTGAGGTGAACGTGGGCGGCGGGATGGCCGTGGACTACGCGCGCCCCGGGGACCGCTTCGACTGGGCGGGCTACGGCGCCGCGCTGCGCCGGCTGCTCGCCGCCCACCCCGGTCCGACGCTGCGGATCGAACCGGGACGGGCGCTGACGGCGTACTGCGGCTGGTACGCGACGGAGGTGCTGGACGTGAAGCGCAGTCACGGCGAGGACTTCGCCGTCGTACGCGGTGGCACCCATCATCTGCGGACCCCGGCGACCAAGGGCCACGACCAGCCGTGCGTGGTGCTGCCGGTCGACGAGTGGCCGCATCCGTGGCCGCGCGGGGCGGCGGCCGGGGAGCACGTCACCCTCGCGGGCCAGCTGTGCACCCCGAAGGACGTCCTCGCCCGCCGGGTCCCCGCCGCCGGGCTGCGGGCCGGGGACCGGGTGGTGTTCGCGATGGCCGGGGCGTACGCCTGGAACATCTCCCACCATGACTTCCTGATGCATCCCAGGCCCGGCTTCCACTTCCTCGGCACGGGCGGTGACCCCGGCGACCCGGGGTGA
- a CDS encoding helix-turn-helix domain-containing protein: MEQHQSSPSGVLLREWRTRRRYSQLDLALLADISARHLSCLETGRARPSRTMLLRLSTALDIPLRERNTLLLAAGHAPAYRESGLDDTYMASVRSAIDTMLRAHEPFPAVVVDRWWNVVDANRATGVLMDGIPSHVLEPRPNVFRLTLHPDGLAPRLANRTEVRELFLERLRRQAVATGDGELRALHEEVLGYPHPTGQDTDAPPAAVPGPIQVPLRIRSPLGELSMFGTLATFGAPADVTLSELAIELFYPLDDFTARTLRELSAAGEPRGSVSPDREV; this comes from the coding sequence ATGGAACAGCACCAGTCCTCCCCGTCGGGTGTCCTGCTGCGTGAATGGCGCACCCGGCGCCGGTACAGCCAGCTCGACCTCGCCCTGCTCGCGGACATCTCCGCCCGGCATCTGTCCTGTCTGGAGACCGGCCGGGCCCGCCCGAGCCGCACGATGCTGCTGAGGCTGTCCACCGCACTGGACATCCCGCTGCGGGAACGCAACACCCTGCTGCTGGCCGCCGGTCACGCCCCCGCGTACCGGGAGAGCGGGTTGGACGACACGTACATGGCGTCGGTGCGGTCCGCGATCGACACCATGCTCAGGGCCCATGAGCCCTTTCCCGCCGTGGTGGTCGACCGCTGGTGGAACGTGGTCGACGCCAACCGCGCGACGGGCGTGCTCATGGACGGCATCCCGTCCCATGTGCTGGAGCCCCGGCCGAACGTGTTCCGGCTGACCCTGCACCCCGACGGACTGGCACCCCGGCTCGCCAACCGCACCGAGGTCCGGGAACTCTTCCTCGAACGGCTGCGCCGTCAGGCCGTCGCCACCGGGGACGGTGAGCTGCGCGCCCTCCATGAGGAGGTGCTGGGCTATCCGCACCCCACCGGCCAGGACACGGACGCGCCCCCGGCCGCCGTGCCGGGGCCCATCCAGGTGCCGCTGCGGATACGGAGCCCGCTCGGTGAACTCTCCATGTTCGGCACCCTGGCGACATTCGGTGCCCCGGCCGACGTCACCCTGTCAGAACTGGCGATCGAGCTGTTCTACCCGCTCGACGACTTCACCGCGCGGACGCTGCGCGAGCTGAGCGCGGCGGGGGAGCCCCGGGGCTCCGTGTCGCCGGACCGGGAGGTGTGA